From Microlunatus capsulatus, a single genomic window includes:
- a CDS encoding DUF2505 domain-containing protein — MDITTRLEFAAAPPEVYAMLTDAQYLDEVCRATESTSYDVDVEGSTTRTTRSFPAPDAVARFVGGTLTVSEQTVWGAAGPDGARTGDLEMTVKGQPVSMKGRLSLAPSGAGTVVQLTGDLKVSIPLLGKKLEQSSAPAVLAGFGKQQEVGSRWLAR; from the coding sequence ATGGACATCACCACGCGCCTCGAGTTCGCGGCCGCCCCGCCCGAGGTCTACGCCATGCTGACCGACGCCCAGTACCTCGACGAGGTGTGCCGGGCCACGGAGTCGACCAGCTACGACGTCGACGTCGAGGGCTCCACCACCCGCACCACCCGCTCCTTCCCGGCGCCGGACGCGGTGGCCCGCTTCGTGGGCGGCACGCTGACGGTGAGCGAGCAGACGGTCTGGGGCGCGGCCGGACCCGACGGCGCCCGCACCGGGGACCTCGAGATGACGGTCAAGGGCCAGCCCGTGAGCATGAAGGGCCGGCTGTCGCTGGCCCCCAGCGGCGCCGGCACCGTCGTCCAGCTGACCGGGGACCTCAAGGTCTCCATCCCGCTGCTGGGCAAGAAGCTGGAGCAGTCGTCCGCGCCCGCCGTGCTGGCCGGTTTCGGCAAGCAGCAGGAGGTCGGCAGCCGCTGGCTGGCCCGATGA
- a CDS encoding aldo/keto reductase, translated as MTETSFPDATVALGPFAVHRLGFGAMQLPGPGVMGPPRDHDEAVAVLRRAVELGVDHIDTAQYYGPDVANELIREALHPYPEGLALVSKVGAVRDAKGGWPPAQQPAELRAGVEDNLRSLGVEQLAAVNLRVLDPMRGYTPPPFEDQLAEMVALRDEGKIAGIGVSNVDLDQLDTAIRLAGVVCVQNAYSLLDRSSEPVLQRCEAEGIAFVPFFPLGSAFPGTPKVTENAAVVELADQLGATEAQVGLSWLLHHSPVILLIPGTKSLAHLEENMATLTLPLTEDQVADLEKAV; from the coding sequence ATGACCGAGACCTCTTTCCCCGACGCCACCGTCGCCCTGGGCCCGTTCGCGGTGCACCGGCTGGGCTTCGGCGCGATGCAGCTGCCCGGCCCGGGTGTGATGGGCCCGCCGCGCGACCACGACGAGGCGGTGGCCGTCCTGCGGCGCGCCGTCGAGCTGGGCGTCGACCACATCGACACGGCGCAGTACTACGGCCCCGACGTCGCCAACGAGCTGATCCGCGAGGCGCTGCACCCCTACCCCGAGGGCCTGGCCCTGGTCTCCAAGGTCGGCGCCGTCCGCGACGCCAAGGGCGGCTGGCCGCCCGCGCAGCAGCCGGCCGAGCTGCGGGCCGGCGTCGAGGACAACCTGCGGAGCCTCGGCGTCGAGCAGCTGGCCGCGGTCAACCTGCGGGTGCTGGACCCGATGCGCGGCTACACCCCGCCCCCGTTCGAGGACCAGCTGGCCGAGATGGTGGCGCTGCGCGACGAGGGCAAGATCGCCGGCATCGGCGTCTCCAACGTCGACCTCGACCAGCTCGACACCGCGATCCGGCTGGCCGGCGTCGTCTGCGTGCAGAACGCCTACAGCCTGCTGGACCGCAGCTCCGAGCCGGTGCTGCAGCGCTGCGAGGCCGAGGGCATCGCCTTCGTGCCGTTCTTCCCCCTCGGCTCGGCCTTCCCCGGCACGCCGAAGGTGACCGAGAACGCCGCCGTGGTCGAGCTGGCCGACCAGCTGGGCGCCACCGAGGCCCAGGTCGGGCTGTCCTGGCTGCTGCACCACAGCCCGGTCATCCTGCTGATCCCCGGCACCAAGTCGCTGGCGCACCTGGAGGAGAACATGGCGACGCTGACGCTGCCGCTCACCGAGGACCAGGTCGCCGACCTGGAGAAGGCCGTCTGA
- a CDS encoding DUF6912 family protein yields MVYVPLPHTRAAALRDGDTPSALAGHAATASLRRALDLTPDDEEGDYAALNAAGVAALDGLVGERRLVLAAEVADAQVADHRGPSGEVEVTGLTWAQVRSLFADEEVAGPAVRAAAGAASGVALEQAYDLPAVAALADAHDLLWFAPEELDALG; encoded by the coding sequence ATGGTCTACGTCCCGCTCCCGCACACCCGCGCGGCGGCCCTGCGCGACGGCGACACGCCGTCGGCCCTGGCCGGGCACGCCGCCACCGCGTCGCTGCGCCGGGCCCTGGACCTGACGCCCGACGACGAGGAGGGCGACTACGCCGCCCTGAACGCCGCCGGCGTGGCCGCGCTCGACGGCCTGGTGGGGGAGCGGCGGCTCGTCCTCGCCGCCGAGGTGGCCGACGCGCAGGTGGCCGACCACCGCGGGCCGTCCGGCGAGGTCGAGGTGACGGGCCTGACCTGGGCCCAGGTCCGGTCCCTGTTCGCCGACGAGGAGGTCGCCGGTCCGGCCGTCCGCGCCGCCGCCGGGGCCGCCTCCGGCGTCGCCCTGGAGCAGGCCTATGACCTGCCCGCCGTCGCCGCGCTCGCCGACGCGCACGACCTGCTGTGGTTCGCCCCGGAAGAGCTGGACGCTCTCGGCTGA
- the ku gene encoding non-homologous end joining protein Ku: MPRSIWKGAISFGLVTIPVKLYSATEEKDISFRQVHAEDGGRIKYKRVCELDGEEVPYGDIAKGYEMADGRMVVLDKDDMDQLPLATTKSVEVVQFVDEDEVDPAYFNKSYFLQADGPGVKPYVLLRDALSKSQQCAVVKVALRSREALALIRPKDGVLVMHTMLWPDELRDGSFAAPPDSVTVSDAEVTMAQSFIDALSGDFAPEDFTDSYREAVEALVQSKAEGVAPPEETEAPKEAEVVDLVAALRASVDAAKKRREAAAQAKTG; the protein is encoded by the coding sequence ATGCCACGTTCCATCTGGAAGGGAGCCATCTCCTTCGGGCTCGTCACCATCCCGGTGAAGCTGTACTCCGCCACGGAGGAGAAGGACATCAGCTTCCGGCAGGTGCACGCCGAGGACGGCGGACGGATCAAGTACAAGCGCGTCTGCGAGCTGGACGGCGAGGAGGTGCCCTACGGCGACATCGCCAAGGGGTACGAGATGGCCGACGGCCGGATGGTCGTCCTGGACAAGGACGACATGGACCAGCTGCCGCTGGCCACCACCAAGTCGGTGGAGGTCGTGCAGTTCGTCGACGAGGACGAGGTCGACCCGGCCTACTTCAACAAGAGCTACTTCCTGCAGGCCGACGGCCCCGGCGTCAAGCCGTACGTGCTGCTGCGCGACGCGCTGAGCAAGAGCCAGCAGTGCGCGGTGGTCAAGGTCGCGCTGCGCTCGCGGGAGGCCCTGGCGCTGATCCGGCCCAAGGACGGCGTCCTCGTCATGCACACGATGCTCTGGCCCGACGAGCTGCGCGACGGCTCCTTCGCCGCGCCGCCGGACAGCGTCACCGTCTCCGACGCCGAGGTGACGATGGCCCAGTCCTTCATCGACGCCCTCTCCGGCGACTTCGCCCCCGAGGACTTCACCGACTCCTACCGCGAGGCCGTCGAGGCCCTGGTGCAGAGCAAGGCCGAGGGCGTCGCCCCGCCCGAGGAGACCGAGGCGCCCAAGGAGGCCGAGGTCGTCGACCTGGTCGCCGCCCTGCGCGCGTCGGTCGACGCGGCCAAGAAGCGTCGCGAGGCCGCCGCCCAGGCCAAGACCGGCTGA
- a CDS encoding TraR/DksA family transcriptional regulator, whose translation MTEPGPEPSPAERLEQRRRQAEEQRDALEAAIDQMRTARSLTSADDEHDPEGSTVSLDQARDDALLVRVEETLAELAAAGERLAAGRYGVCERCGRPIPDERLSARPEARLCVACAALRRPSPGRRPGPR comes from the coding sequence GTGACCGAGCCCGGGCCCGAGCCGTCGCCCGCCGAGCGGCTGGAGCAGCGCCGGCGGCAGGCGGAGGAGCAGCGCGACGCCCTGGAGGCGGCGATCGACCAGATGCGCACCGCCCGCAGCCTCACCTCCGCCGACGACGAGCACGACCCGGAGGGCTCCACCGTCTCCCTCGACCAGGCCCGCGACGACGCCCTGCTGGTCCGGGTCGAGGAGACGCTGGCCGAGCTCGCCGCCGCCGGGGAGCGGCTGGCGGCCGGCCGCTACGGCGTCTGCGAGCGGTGCGGCCGGCCGATTCCCGACGAGCGGCTGAGCGCCCGGCCCGAGGCGCGGCTCTGCGTGGCGTGCGCCGCGCTCAGACGGCCTTCTCCAGGTCGGCGACCTGGTCCTCGGTGA
- a CDS encoding NAD-glutamate dehydrogenase, producing the protein MVDVTVADVELEQDKNDKIASVASRGAALAAELGQDPEQVEVFLHHYFRHVDAVDVDSRSVEDLLGLVASHYRAALQRRPGEPVVTIRTPRQGDDGWTAGGATVVQVVTDDQPFLVDSLTMEVLRQGWSVREVFHPQYLVRRDADGGLVAVERGEAAAQPGVLAESWMHLEILPPARPEDPDGLVPALDRGLREVLALVRAAVEDWRPMIERSAETAELLGDPALTGGRTEEAALAQELIGWLNANHFTFLGYREHVAVGEGDDLRYAVVPGTGLGILRGDEDAPDTFHALPQPGTHHLLMIITKDNARSRVHRPAYLDYLGLRTFDAQGRVVGERRFLGLFASSAYSESIARVPVLRQKTEAVLRLTGYDEQSHGGKAVVDVLETYPRDELFQTPLDELASTVEKIAHLKERRQVRMFVRPDPYGRYLSCLVFLPRDRYTTAVRRRMEDLLLARLGGGTVDYTARVTESVLARLHFVLRMPVGQPLGAIDVRGLEKELTLATRSWDDAFADLVGASEQAERLSLLASALPESYKEDYAPGQALDDLTALGALGERDGMSMAVHRPVRTDDEADLRLKIFRRDASMSLSKILPHLTRLGVDVIDERPYELSLRGDRAFVYDFGLSVPGGRDAVRRDWTLEARERFTDAFAASYAGRSESDGFNALVLGAGLDWRQVSILRAVGRYLQQAGSPYSQAYLAQALSANTDLARRLVALFEARFDPRLELSDERRAARVEAVTAEVTAALDDVASLDHDRIVRSYLAVLAAALRTNHYVPGRQALAVKLAPRQIPDLPEPRPQFEIFVYSPRVEGVHLRFGAVARGGLRWSDRAEDFRTEVLGLVKAQMVKNTVIVPVGAKGGFYPKQLPDPGSDRDAWLAEGIACYQLFITSLLDLTDNLVDGAVVHPEHVVRYDGDDPYLVVAADKGTATFSDIANAISVESGFWLGDAFASGGSAGYDHKAMGITARGAWESVTRHFRELGLDPAVDDFTCVGIGDMSGDVFGNGMLLSRHTRLVAAFDHRHVFLDPQPDPERGFAERERLFALPRSSWADYDAGLLSEGGGIYPRTLKSIPVSPQVREVLGLADDVTALPPQELISACLKAPVDLLWNGGIGTYVKSAQETHAQVGDKANDGLRVDGGELRARCVGEGGNLGLTQRGRIEYAAAGGRINTDFIDNSAGVDTSDHEVNIKVLLAADVAAGRLSLPDRDALLASMTDEVARLVLAHNRTQNLALANSVQQAHSMAGVHEDWIERLEDQGLLDRALEALPGEEELEQRRQNKAGLTAPELATLLAYTKIVLESEVERSDLPDDPYLARDLVGYFPRPLRERYAEQMRSHRLHREIITTVAVNRFVDTAGITCFHRLSGENGATAAEVILAHAAARAVFGAAELDEAVAGLDHQVDAAVQTTLRLEVRTLVERATRWLLNRRRRVDVQAAVDELAAGVTEVRAVLPQVLAGREREAFEKRLRRYRDAGVPEELALRIAVLPPAYAALSVVQTTARTGQDLLEVAAVHFTLGQRLGLDRLLGRVLELPRADRWQTMARAALRDDLHAVHAGLTAEALGHAGPRGEGPARDPEQVVRDWERSVPGVATSVTTLRQICSGRADLARVSVGLRVARALLPAV; encoded by the coding sequence ATGGTGGACGTGACGGTGGCGGACGTGGAGCTCGAGCAGGACAAGAACGACAAGATCGCCTCGGTGGCCTCCCGCGGGGCGGCCCTGGCCGCCGAGCTGGGGCAGGACCCGGAGCAGGTCGAGGTGTTCCTGCACCACTACTTCCGGCACGTGGATGCCGTCGACGTCGACTCCCGCAGCGTCGAGGACCTGCTGGGGCTGGTCGCCAGCCACTACCGGGCGGCCCTGCAGCGCCGCCCCGGCGAGCCGGTCGTCACCATCCGCACCCCCCGGCAGGGCGACGACGGCTGGACCGCGGGCGGCGCCACCGTCGTCCAGGTCGTCACCGACGACCAGCCCTTCCTCGTCGACTCCCTGACCATGGAGGTGCTCCGGCAGGGCTGGAGCGTCCGCGAGGTGTTCCACCCCCAGTACCTGGTCCGCCGCGACGCCGACGGGGGGCTGGTCGCCGTCGAGCGGGGCGAGGCCGCCGCCCAGCCCGGCGTGCTGGCCGAGTCCTGGATGCACCTGGAGATCCTGCCGCCCGCCCGGCCCGAGGACCCCGATGGCCTCGTCCCGGCCCTCGACCGCGGCCTGCGGGAGGTGCTCGCGCTGGTCCGGGCCGCCGTCGAGGACTGGCGGCCGATGATCGAGCGCTCCGCCGAGACCGCCGAGCTGCTCGGCGACCCGGCGCTGACCGGCGGCCGCACCGAGGAGGCGGCGCTGGCCCAGGAGCTGATCGGCTGGCTCAACGCCAACCACTTCACCTTCCTCGGCTACCGCGAGCACGTGGCCGTGGGCGAGGGCGACGACCTGCGCTACGCCGTCGTGCCCGGCACCGGGCTGGGGATCCTGCGCGGGGACGAGGACGCGCCCGACACCTTCCACGCGCTCCCGCAGCCCGGCACCCACCACCTGCTGATGATCATCACCAAGGACAACGCGCGCTCCCGGGTGCACCGGCCGGCCTACCTGGACTACCTGGGCCTGCGGACCTTCGACGCCCAGGGCCGGGTGGTCGGCGAGCGCCGGTTCCTCGGGCTGTTCGCCTCCAGCGCCTACTCCGAGAGCATCGCGCGGGTGCCGGTGCTGCGGCAGAAGACCGAGGCCGTCCTCCGGCTGACCGGCTACGACGAGCAGAGCCACGGCGGGAAGGCCGTCGTCGACGTGCTGGAGACCTACCCCCGCGACGAGCTGTTCCAGACCCCGCTGGACGAGCTGGCCAGCACGGTGGAGAAGATCGCGCACCTCAAGGAGCGCCGCCAGGTCCGGATGTTCGTCCGGCCCGACCCCTACGGCCGCTACCTCTCCTGCCTCGTCTTCCTGCCCCGCGACCGCTACACCACCGCGGTCCGCCGGCGGATGGAGGACCTGCTGCTGGCCCGGCTCGGCGGCGGCACCGTCGACTACACCGCGCGCGTCACCGAGTCGGTGCTGGCCCGGCTGCACTTCGTGCTGCGGATGCCGGTCGGCCAGCCGCTCGGCGCGATCGACGTCCGGGGCCTGGAGAAGGAGCTGACGCTGGCCACCCGCTCCTGGGACGACGCCTTCGCCGACCTCGTCGGGGCCTCGGAGCAGGCGGAGCGGCTGAGCCTGCTGGCCAGCGCGCTGCCGGAGTCCTACAAGGAGGACTACGCCCCCGGGCAGGCCCTCGACGACCTCACCGCGCTGGGCGCCCTCGGCGAGCGCGACGGCATGTCCATGGCGGTGCACCGGCCGGTCCGCACCGACGACGAGGCCGACCTGCGGCTCAAGATCTTCCGCCGCGACGCCTCCATGTCGCTGTCGAAGATCCTGCCGCACCTCACCCGGCTGGGCGTCGACGTCATCGACGAGCGGCCCTACGAGCTGAGCCTGCGCGGGGACCGGGCCTTCGTCTACGACTTCGGCCTCAGCGTGCCGGGCGGCCGCGACGCCGTCCGCCGGGACTGGACGCTGGAGGCCCGCGAGCGCTTCACCGACGCCTTCGCCGCCTCCTACGCCGGGCGGAGCGAGTCCGACGGCTTCAACGCCCTCGTCCTCGGCGCGGGGCTGGACTGGCGGCAGGTGAGCATCCTGCGCGCGGTCGGGCGCTACCTGCAGCAGGCCGGCAGCCCCTACAGCCAGGCCTACCTGGCGCAGGCGCTGTCGGCCAACACCGACCTGGCCCGCCGGCTGGTGGCGCTGTTCGAGGCCCGCTTCGACCCGCGGCTGGAGCTCTCCGACGAGCGCCGCGCCGCCCGCGTCGAGGCCGTCACGGCCGAGGTCACCGCGGCCCTGGACGACGTGGCCAGCCTCGACCACGACCGGATCGTCCGCTCCTACCTCGCCGTCCTCGCCGCGGCGCTGCGGACCAACCACTACGTCCCCGGCCGGCAGGCGCTGGCGGTCAAGCTGGCCCCGCGGCAGATCCCCGACCTGCCCGAGCCCCGCCCGCAGTTCGAGATCTTCGTCTACTCCCCCCGGGTCGAGGGCGTTCACCTGCGCTTCGGCGCCGTCGCCCGCGGCGGGCTGCGCTGGTCCGACCGCGCCGAGGACTTCCGCACCGAGGTGCTCGGCCTGGTCAAGGCGCAGATGGTCAAGAACACCGTGATCGTCCCCGTCGGGGCGAAGGGCGGCTTCTACCCCAAGCAGCTGCCCGACCCGGGCAGCGACCGCGACGCCTGGCTGGCCGAGGGGATCGCCTGCTACCAGCTGTTCATCACCAGCCTGCTGGACCTCACCGACAACCTCGTCGACGGCGCCGTCGTGCACCCGGAGCACGTGGTCCGCTACGACGGCGACGACCCCTACCTCGTCGTAGCCGCCGACAAGGGCACGGCGACGTTCTCCGACATCGCCAACGCCATCTCGGTCGAGTCGGGCTTCTGGCTGGGTGACGCCTTCGCCTCCGGCGGCTCGGCCGGCTATGACCACAAGGCGATGGGCATCACCGCGCGGGGCGCCTGGGAGTCGGTCACTCGGCACTTCCGCGAGCTGGGCCTCGACCCGGCCGTCGACGACTTCACCTGCGTCGGCATCGGCGACATGAGCGGCGACGTCTTCGGCAACGGCATGCTGCTGAGCCGGCACACCCGGCTGGTCGCCGCCTTCGACCACCGGCACGTCTTCCTCGACCCGCAGCCGGACCCCGAGCGCGGCTTCGCCGAGCGGGAGCGGCTGTTCGCCCTGCCGCGCTCCAGCTGGGCCGACTACGACGCAGGCCTGCTCAGCGAGGGCGGCGGGATCTACCCGCGGACGCTGAAGTCGATCCCGGTCAGCCCCCAGGTCCGGGAGGTGCTGGGGCTGGCCGACGACGTCACCGCGCTGCCCCCGCAGGAGCTGATCAGCGCCTGCCTCAAGGCGCCGGTCGACCTGCTCTGGAACGGCGGCATCGGCACCTACGTGAAGTCGGCGCAGGAGACCCACGCCCAGGTGGGGGACAAGGCCAACGACGGCCTGCGCGTCGACGGCGGGGAGCTGCGGGCCCGCTGCGTCGGCGAGGGCGGCAACCTGGGGCTCACCCAGCGCGGCCGGATCGAGTACGCCGCGGCGGGCGGCCGGATCAACACCGACTTCATCGACAACTCCGCCGGCGTCGACACCTCCGACCACGAGGTCAACATCAAGGTCCTGCTGGCCGCCGACGTCGCCGCCGGTCGGCTGAGCCTGCCCGACCGGGACGCGCTGCTGGCGTCCATGACCGACGAGGTCGCCCGGCTGGTGCTGGCCCACAACCGCACCCAGAACCTCGCGCTGGCCAACAGCGTGCAGCAGGCCCACTCGATGGCCGGCGTGCACGAGGACTGGATCGAGCGGCTGGAGGACCAGGGGCTGCTGGACCGCGCGCTGGAGGCGCTGCCCGGGGAGGAGGAGCTGGAGCAGCGGCGGCAGAACAAGGCCGGGCTGACCGCGCCGGAGCTCGCGACCCTGCTGGCCTACACCAAGATCGTGCTGGAGAGCGAGGTCGAGCGCTCCGACCTGCCCGACGACCCCTACCTCGCCCGCGACCTCGTCGGCTACTTCCCCCGCCCCCTGCGCGAGAGGTACGCCGAGCAGATGCGGAGCCACCGGCTGCACCGCGAGATCATCACCACCGTCGCGGTCAACCGCTTCGTCGACACCGCCGGCATCACCTGCTTCCACCGGCTGTCCGGGGAGAACGGCGCGACGGCGGCGGAGGTGATCCTGGCCCACGCCGCGGCCCGGGCGGTCTTCGGCGCCGCCGAGCTGGACGAGGCCGTCGCCGGCCTGGACCACCAGGTCGACGCCGCGGTCCAGACGACGCTGCGGCTGGAGGTCCGGACCCTCGTCGAGCGGGCCACCCGCTGGCTGCTCAACCGGCGCCGCCGCGTCGACGTCCAGGCGGCCGTCGACGAGCTGGCGGCCGGGGTCACCGAGGTCCGCGCCGTCCTCCCGCAGGTGCTGGCGGGCCGGGAGCGGGAGGCCTTCGAGAAGCGGCTGCGGCGCTACCGCGACGCCGGCGTGCCCGAGGAGCTGGCGCTGCGGATCGCGGTGCTGCCCCCGGCCTACGCCGCGCTGTCGGTGGTGCAGACGACCGCGCGCACCGGGCAGGACCTGCTGGAGGTGGCCGCGGTGCACTTCACCCTCGGCCAGCGGCTCGGCCTCGACCGGCTGCTGGGCCGGGTGCTGGAGCTGCCCCGCGCCGACCGCTGGCAGACGATGGCCCGCGCCGCCCTGCGCGACGACCTGCACGCCGTGCACGCCGGGCTGACCGCCGAGGCGCTCGGCCACGCCGGGCCGCGCGGCGAGGGCCCGGCCCGCGACCCGGAGCAGGTCGTCCGGGACTGGGAGCGCTCGGTGCCCGGGGTCGCCACCTCGGTCACCACGCTGCGGCAGATCTGCAGCGGGCGGGCCGACCTGGCCCGGGTCTCCGTCGGGCTGAGGGTGGCGCGGGCTCTCTTGCCGGCTGTGTGA
- a CDS encoding PHP domain-containing protein encodes MRIDLHTHSSTSDGTDTPEQLVEQAVRARLDVVALTDHDTFDGLDVAVATGERVGIQVVRGLELSCAQSGSSVHLLGYGVDPADPELAREMERVREGRTGRLAGVLAKLDALGVGVSEEAVMRFVGDSPSVGRPHIADALVEAGHVHDRTEAFDRYLYDGGPAHVHRYAIDLARGIDLVRGAGGVAVIAHPWGRGREHVLPPALLADLAAEHHLDGLEVEHQDHDRATRHRLRVLARELDLLATGSSDYHGTGKVDHDLGVNTTDPSVFAEISARMAARVA; translated from the coding sequence ATGCGGATCGACCTCCACACCCACTCCTCGACGTCCGACGGCACCGACACCCCTGAGCAGCTCGTCGAGCAGGCGGTGCGGGCGCGGCTCGACGTCGTCGCGCTGACCGACCACGACACCTTCGACGGGCTCGACGTGGCGGTGGCGACGGGGGAGCGGGTCGGCATCCAGGTGGTCCGCGGGCTCGAGCTGTCGTGCGCGCAGTCGGGCAGCAGCGTGCACCTGCTCGGGTACGGCGTCGACCCGGCGGACCCGGAGCTGGCGCGGGAGATGGAGCGGGTCCGGGAGGGCCGCACCGGGCGGCTGGCGGGGGTGCTGGCCAAGCTCGACGCGCTGGGGGTCGGCGTCAGCGAGGAGGCGGTGATGCGCTTCGTCGGGGACAGCCCCTCGGTCGGGCGCCCGCACATCGCCGACGCGCTCGTCGAGGCGGGGCACGTGCACGACCGCACCGAGGCCTTCGACCGCTACCTCTACGACGGCGGCCCGGCGCACGTCCACCGCTACGCCATCGACCTGGCGCGGGGCATCGACCTCGTCCGCGGCGCGGGTGGCGTCGCCGTCATCGCCCACCCGTGGGGCCGGGGGCGCGAGCACGTGCTGCCCCCCGCGCTCCTCGCCGACCTGGCGGCCGAGCACCACCTCGACGGGCTCGAGGTCGAGCACCAGGACCACGACCGGGCCACCCGGCACCGGCTGCGGGTGCTGGCCCGCGAGCTCGACCTGCTGGCCACCGGCTCCAGCGACTACCACGGCACCGGCAAGGTCGACCACGACCTCGGCGTCAACACGACCGACCCGTCGGTGTTCGCCGAGATCAGCGCCCGGATGGCCGCCCGGGTGGCCTGA
- a CDS encoding magnesium and cobalt transport protein CorA, with product MSAVQADGPLHGVVDNAVYVGGRRTDTPVDLESTFALMRERQGMAWIGLYRPSAEDIRSVAAEFDVHPLAVEDAIAAHQRPKLERYGDLLFAVLRPARYLDAVEKVEFGELHVFLGADFVVTIRHAESPDLATVRHRLEASPELLALGPEAVLYAILDQVVDEYAPVVAGLENDVDEIEDQLFNNDPSVSRRIYELSREVIAFQRATRPLLEMLTSLKGGFAHREVDVELQRLLRDVADHVIRIAERADGFRTLLQNALTVHSTLVGQQQNEEMRALTQTSLNQNEEVKRISGWAAILFAPTLVGGIYGMNFDHMPELHWRYGYPLALLAMLAMGLTLYLVFKRKRWL from the coding sequence GTGAGCGCGGTCCAGGCCGACGGCCCCCTGCACGGGGTGGTGGACAACGCCGTCTACGTCGGGGGCCGGCGCACCGACACCCCCGTCGACCTGGAGTCGACCTTCGCGCTGATGCGGGAGCGGCAGGGGATGGCCTGGATCGGGCTCTACCGGCCTTCGGCCGAGGACATCCGCTCCGTCGCCGCCGAGTTCGACGTGCACCCGCTGGCCGTCGAGGACGCCATCGCCGCGCACCAGCGCCCGAAGCTGGAGCGCTACGGGGACCTGCTGTTCGCCGTGCTCCGGCCCGCCCGCTACCTCGACGCCGTCGAGAAGGTGGAGTTCGGCGAGCTGCACGTCTTCCTCGGGGCCGACTTCGTCGTCACCATCCGACACGCCGAGTCCCCCGACCTCGCCACGGTGCGGCACCGGCTGGAGGCCAGCCCGGAGCTGCTGGCGCTGGGGCCCGAGGCCGTGCTCTACGCGATCCTCGACCAGGTCGTCGACGAGTACGCCCCCGTCGTCGCCGGCCTGGAGAACGACGTCGACGAGATCGAGGACCAGCTCTTCAACAACGACCCGTCGGTGTCGCGCCGCATCTACGAGCTGAGCCGGGAGGTCATCGCCTTCCAGCGCGCCACCCGGCCGCTGCTGGAGATGCTGACCTCGCTCAAGGGCGGCTTCGCCCACCGCGAGGTCGACGTCGAGCTGCAGCGCCTGCTGCGCGACGTCGCCGACCACGTCATCCGGATCGCCGAGCGCGCCGACGGCTTCCGCACGCTGCTGCAGAACGCGCTGACCGTGCACAGCACGCTGGTCGGCCAGCAGCAGAACGAGGAGATGCGGGCCCTCACCCAGACCAGCCTCAACCAGAACGAGGAGGTCAAGCGCATCTCCGGCTGGGCGGCGATCCTCTTCGCCCCCACCCTGGTCGGCGGCATCTACGGGATGAACTTCGACCACATGCCCGAGCTGCACTGGCGCTACGGCTACCCGCTGGCGCTGCTGGCCATGCTGGCCATGGGCCTGACCCTCTACCTCGTCTTCAAGCGCAAGCGCTGGCTCTAG